A stretch of the Halopiger aswanensis genome encodes the following:
- a CDS encoding DNA-binding protein, translating to MSSNNSSSKVVTVDEQAFEQAGEQAVDEGRFPVVDETPELEATVEQETQAKVDANHPDGIANTSGSRIHGATLAQEERIRAREEELERISAQAELGQQDGRAWRTRQKVEAMRRDERTATRVDPRAKLERDTLAEVNQYAQRLADDVDSSYTRAVIAKRIASRILEGAELVDAVLDTKEEMLNEAGTIVPIGQLEEIDRGEVSVEGRIIELWEPACPSQQQVGLIEDDSGRTKFTIWTASRQTKVSEGDLVRFRAAAKNWYNGRCSIALTRWSEIRFPERSRWWE from the coding sequence ATGTCAAGTAACAACTCGAGTAGCAAGGTCGTTACGGTCGATGAACAGGCATTCGAACAGGCGGGCGAGCAGGCGGTCGATGAAGGCCGCTTCCCGGTCGTCGACGAGACGCCGGAGCTCGAGGCAACGGTCGAGCAGGAGACACAGGCAAAGGTGGATGCGAACCACCCGGACGGGATCGCAAACACCAGTGGAAGTCGGATCCATGGCGCAACCCTGGCCCAGGAGGAGCGCATTCGGGCTCGAGAGGAGGAACTCGAGCGAATCAGTGCCCAAGCCGAGCTCGGACAGCAGGATGGCCGGGCGTGGCGCACGCGCCAGAAGGTCGAGGCAATGCGCCGCGACGAGCGGACGGCCACACGGGTTGATCCCCGAGCAAAACTCGAGCGAGACACGCTGGCAGAGGTCAATCAATACGCGCAACGGTTGGCGGACGACGTCGACAGTAGTTACACACGGGCCGTTATCGCGAAGCGCATTGCCAGTCGGATCCTCGAGGGTGCTGAGCTGGTCGACGCCGTTCTGGACACGAAAGAGGAGATGCTGAACGAAGCCGGAACGATCGTTCCGATCGGGCAACTCGAGGAGATCGATCGTGGCGAGGTCAGCGTCGAAGGGCGTATCATCGAGCTGTGGGAGCCCGCCTGTCCCAGTCAGCAACAGGTCGGGCTGATCGAAGACGATAGCGGGAGAACCAAGTTCACCATCTGGACGGCCAGCCGGCAGACAAAAGTCAGCGAAGGCGACCTGGTCCGGTTCAGGGCTGCGGCGAAGAACTGGTACAACGGTCGATGTTCAATCGCCCTCACCCGGTGGTCGGAAATCCGGTTCCCAGAGCGCAGCCGGTGGTGGGAGTAG
- a CDS encoding DUF262 domain-containing protein gives MPSSEMGAIVSGDKPSLFDTFFQYGEVQDLDLDRIIAASEVIDPIAEKGFQMEKRTLQDLLSNREFDVPEYQRLFSWEKKHNKQLWLDLEELITANRDSYDQKASDVFFGSVYFAVDSGSAKHEVIDGQQRLTSVHLLLRAILEELEATKGSGDIENDAIETLRSRSIQQIESLLYHFAGVEMGDQPRLSLNKHDEAFFDAIIQGHEGQLRYLTSDERNTDIDGRKGRATRIDTLIDRFGIDEEAVEEWGVSEDRRSSFIPVYYSNWKLLEAFEFHKQRVSEFVEDSKDTDSKILGLVNLSNYLQNSYHVGEFEIHEADPAFRMQIFKILNDRGLELTKIDRIRATVVNTFFDEEKEVKKEYIEKWENVVTQFGTDSDAIIEYLAVFLSIIEEEIDQIGDAEDELTNAFATRNLESDIKPRFRTAEQAKPFLDRVDALANDYDTLTSDSLEPKDLEGLASHREASHEILQRLNDQQMDQWRPLVLELYDHASQGTDRGERFYETLELIETLNFRRLLVGEDPNIFQELFLDATHTFQDIRDNREERDPYEAAQQVILDGTQAESTELFGDRFRDLITEARDWNDDMVKALFHKMANQQFRENGTIVDRRLNMDDVHLEHVLPQTPVYDADDPIWLPVFFGLDGDTDGNHKIAERVRRYLDLVQRPDDEVSDDQSRQRDSIKEFMRQGFIDDIGNFLLLRGRDNISASNQPLSGKIVEYYREREDFTSIAPNSFFTPAGAIDGSRLDQLLEEAIAVKDDTENMDAINADLQSYFDEFWTVKRMQQRRVELLLEVLELLQIPQRPDEFDLDDRREEVTGEIRQRTEEEFEKRLSMQSV, from the coding sequence ATGCCCTCCTCCGAGATGGGCGCTATTGTGTCCGGTGACAAACCATCCTTGTTTGATACATTTTTCCAGTATGGTGAGGTACAGGATCTTGATCTTGATCGGATCATCGCAGCGTCCGAGGTTATAGACCCGATTGCCGAGAAGGGATTCCAGATGGAGAAGCGAACCCTCCAAGACCTTCTCAGCAATCGCGAGTTCGACGTGCCGGAGTACCAACGACTATTCTCATGGGAGAAAAAGCATAACAAACAGCTGTGGCTTGATTTGGAGGAATTAATAACCGCCAATCGTGACAGCTACGATCAGAAAGCATCCGACGTTTTCTTCGGGTCGGTGTATTTTGCCGTCGACAGTGGGAGTGCTAAACACGAAGTAATCGATGGACAACAGCGACTCACCTCGGTACATCTCCTTTTGCGGGCGATCCTAGAAGAACTCGAAGCAACGAAGGGGTCCGGAGACATCGAAAACGATGCCATCGAAACTCTCCGTTCTCGATCGATCCAGCAGATCGAATCATTATTATATCACTTCGCCGGCGTTGAGATGGGAGATCAGCCCCGACTCTCATTGAACAAGCACGACGAGGCGTTTTTCGACGCAATTATCCAAGGCCATGAGGGCCAGCTCCGATATCTAACCTCGGACGAACGAAATACCGATATCGATGGACGAAAGGGGAGAGCAACTAGAATCGATACACTCATCGATCGGTTCGGAATCGATGAGGAGGCTGTCGAAGAGTGGGGCGTCAGCGAAGACCGACGGTCGAGCTTTATACCAGTCTACTATTCGAACTGGAAGCTGCTGGAAGCGTTCGAGTTTCACAAGCAACGGGTCAGTGAGTTCGTCGAAGACTCCAAGGATACCGACAGCAAGATTCTGGGGTTGGTCAACCTTAGTAACTATCTCCAGAATTCCTACCACGTCGGCGAGTTTGAGATCCACGAAGCTGATCCTGCCTTTCGAATGCAAATTTTCAAGATCCTCAATGACAGGGGGCTTGAGCTCACCAAAATCGATCGGATTCGTGCGACGGTCGTCAACACGTTCTTCGATGAGGAGAAAGAGGTCAAAAAGGAGTACATCGAAAAGTGGGAGAACGTAGTTACACAGTTCGGCACCGACAGTGACGCCATCATCGAGTACCTCGCAGTCTTCCTGAGCATCATTGAAGAGGAAATCGACCAGATCGGTGATGCAGAGGATGAGTTGACCAACGCGTTCGCGACCCGGAATCTCGAAAGTGACATCAAGCCCAGGTTCCGGACGGCCGAGCAAGCAAAGCCGTTCCTTGATCGGGTAGACGCACTCGCTAATGATTATGATACCCTCACCAGTGATTCCTTAGAACCAAAAGATCTCGAGGGGCTCGCATCGCATCGAGAAGCCTCACACGAGATTCTCCAGCGGTTAAACGACCAACAGATGGACCAGTGGCGTCCGCTGGTCTTGGAATTGTACGACCACGCGTCTCAGGGCACCGACCGGGGAGAGCGATTCTACGAGACCCTCGAACTCATCGAGACCCTCAATTTCCGTCGGCTCCTCGTGGGCGAAGATCCCAATATCTTCCAAGAGTTGTTCCTTGATGCGACACACACATTCCAAGACATACGTGACAACAGAGAGGAGCGAGACCCGTACGAGGCAGCCCAGCAAGTGATCCTGGATGGTACACAGGCAGAAAGTACGGAACTATTCGGTGACCGCTTCCGCGACCTCATTACCGAGGCCCGGGATTGGAACGACGATATGGTCAAAGCGCTGTTCCATAAGATGGCCAACCAACAATTCCGAGAAAATGGGACAATCGTCGACCGCCGGCTGAACATGGACGATGTACATCTCGAGCATGTTCTTCCGCAGACACCGGTGTATGACGCTGATGATCCGATATGGCTACCGGTGTTCTTCGGACTTGATGGTGATACCGACGGCAATCACAAAATAGCTGAACGAGTACGGAGGTATCTGGACCTCGTCCAACGGCCTGACGACGAAGTGAGTGATGACCAGAGTCGCCAGCGCGATAGTATTAAAGAGTTTATGAGGCAGGGGTTCATCGACGACATCGGAAACTTCCTACTCCTTCGAGGCCGTGACAATATCTCCGCAAGTAATCAGCCCCTCTCTGGGAAGATTGTCGAGTACTACCGGGAACGAGAGGACTTCACCAGTATTGCCCCAAATTCATTCTTCACGCCCGCTGGGGCGATTGATGGTAGCCGGCTTGACCAACTGCTTGAAGAAGCTATCGCCGTCAAAGATGACACCGAGAACATGGACGCTATCAATGCAGACCTTCAGTCGTACTTCGATGAATTCTGGACGGTCAAGCGGATGCAGCAGCGCCGGGTCGAGCTTCTATTGGAAGTCTTAGAGTTACTTCAGATCCCACAACGTCCTGATGAATTCGATCTCGACGACCGTCGGGAAGAAGTAACCGGAGAGATTCGACAGCGGACGGAAGAAGAGTTCGAGAAGCGACTTTCCATGCAATCGGTGTAG
- a CDS encoding IS6 family transposase, protein MLADLLSESYAAEFDESWERERTATPVRAFAVRLHATGCSLRETQEILRLLGVERPHQAIWHWVHRIADSVPDPPTAKPSRVAVDETAVRINGNRSWMYAAIDLDTKLILDVALFGRRGTDPAAAFLHGLTEKHDLSEAEFLVDGAGYLTALSRLGLSGHLDYVDRNHIEKWFHTLKMRIDRFHNSWVGSRASVREWLEQFVHYYNTQRPHQSLNGQTPAEVLN, encoded by the coding sequence ATGCTCGCAGACCTGCTCAGCGAGAGCTACGCGGCGGAATTTGATGAATCTTGGGAGCGCGAGCGAACGGCGACGCCCGTCAGGGCGTTCGCCGTCCGGCTCCATGCGACCGGTTGTTCGCTTCGAGAGACACAAGAAATTCTTCGCTTACTCGGCGTTGAACGGCCTCACCAAGCAATCTGGCACTGGGTACATCGGATAGCTGACAGCGTGCCAGACCCGCCGACGGCGAAGCCGTCGCGGGTCGCGGTTGATGAAACTGCTGTCAGGATTAACGGCAACCGGTCTTGGATGTACGCTGCAATAGACCTTGACACGAAACTCATTCTTGACGTCGCGCTCTTTGGACGGCGAGGCACCGATCCAGCTGCTGCGTTTCTGCATGGACTTACCGAGAAACATGATCTCTCCGAGGCTGAGTTTCTCGTTGATGGAGCTGGTTATCTGACTGCCCTCTCTCGATTAGGATTGAGTGGTCACCTCGACTATGTCGATCGAAACCACATCGAAAAGTGGTTTCACACCCTCAAAATGCGGATCGACCGCTTCCATAACTCGTGGGTCGGCAGTCGGGCGAGCGTCAGAGAGTGGCTTGAACAGTTCGTGCATTACTATAACACACAGCGACCACACCAATCACTCAACGGACAGACGCCAGCGGAGGTGCTAAACTAG